TGTAACAGGGTCCAGTCGCATGAAGAGCGGTACGGCCCAGAAAATGGTGCTGAACATGATTTCTACGGCTTTGATGGTGCGTATGGGAAAGGTGCAGGGCAACCGTATGGTGAACATGCAGCTGACCAATGCCAAGCTCGTTGACCGCGGCACCCGAATGGTCCAGGAACTGCTGGGCGTCAGCTATGAAGAGGCCCGCAACCGACTGCTCGAAGCCGGCAGCGTCTATGCAGCCAATAAGATGAAGAACGAAGAAGAATGTTAACTATGAACTGAGAGGTGAGAGTTGAGAGTTGAGAGATGAGAGGTATGATTAGTGACTTCACGAATGTAAAAGCGAATCACAACTATGAACTATAAATTGTGAACTAAGAACTATGCACTATAAATTATGAATTATGCATTATGAATTATGCATTATAAACTATGAATTATGAACTGTAAACTGCTTATCAAATTCTCTTTATTATCCCTATTTTGTCTCTCTTCGGTTGGAGTAGAGGCACAGTCTGTCAACAAAGTTCCCGAAAAAGGCATTTCCAGCCCGCTGAGCGTCAATCCCAACAAGTTCCTGGGTAATATTACTACCAGCGGACGCGTGAACCCTCACGGCCTTGAATATGCGTCAATGTGGAATCAGCTCACGGCCGAGAACGAGTCTAAATGGGGCTCGGTGGAAGGTGCCGCACGCGGAAAGTTCAATTGGCAGGGTAGTGACAATGCCTATCGCTACTGCAAGGACCACGGTATTCCCTTTAAGTTTCACTGTCTGATATGGGGCGCACAGTATCCCCGTTGGATGGACTCCCTCTCTGTCGATGAGCAGCGTGCCGCCATCGAAGAGTGGATGGATGCCATCAAGGAGCGCTATCCCGACCTGCCCATCATCGATGTGGTCAACGAGGCCGTGAAAGGCCATCAGCCCGCTCCTTTCCGTGAAGCTCTGGGCGGTGAAGGCAAGACGGGCTTCGACTGGATTATCCGTGCCTTTGAGATGGCTCACGAGCGTTGGCCGGATGCCATCCTTATCTATAACGACTACAACACGTTCCGCTGGCAGAAAAACGAGTTCATCCAGTTGGTGAGCACCCTGCGCGATGCCGGTGCTCCTATCGATGCCTACGGATGCCAGTCGCACGAGCTGACTGATATGCCTTTCGACGAGTTCCGTCAGGCCATGACCGATATCCAGTCGGCTCTCCGCATGCCGATGTACAGCACCGAGTATGATATAGGTACCGAGAGCGACTCCCTTCAGCTGGCTCAGTATCAGCAGCAGATTCCTTTCATGTGGCAACAGGATTATTGCGCCGGTATCACGCTCTGGGGCTATGTCTATGGCCGTACCTGGACGCGCGATGGCAATTCGGGCATTATCCGTGACGGTAAGGAGCGTCCTGCCCTCACCTGGCTGCGCCAGTATATGCGTTCTGCCGAGGCTCAGCAAGCGCGAAGCCCCTTCCCTGCTATGAGGAAAGAGGCTTCGCTCTATATCAAGCCTTCGGCCCTTTCAGTGGCTTGTGGCCAGTCGGTGACTGTCGATATCAATGCTCGTCTGCGTACTAAGACCATCGATCATATCGACCTCTATATGGACGGTGTGCGTCTGTTCACGCTGACCCGTGCTCCCTTTACCGTTCAGGTGAAGCCAGCCACTGCCGGTCGCCACGAACTGCGTGCGGTGCTCACTGCCACCGACGGAAGCAGCTACGAGCGATATGGACTTCTTTTGGCTAACTGATTGGGGGTAATGGGTCTAATGGGGTTAATGGGTCTAATGGGGCTCCCTTATTTTTTATCCTTTGCCTTCTTTGCAAACTCAAAGAGGGCGGTCGGCAGATGGCAGTAGCCGTCGGGATTCTTGTCCAGGTAGTCCTGGTGGTATTCCTCGGCGGTATAGAAATTCTTCAAGGGCACTTTCTCTACAGCGATAGGCTCGGAGAGCAGTGCCTGCTGTTCGGCAAAAACTTTCTCGATAACGGGTACCTGGTCGTCAGAGGTGTAGTAAACACCGGTGCGATAGCGGGTGCCCTCGTCGTGTCCTTGTTTGTTGAGGCTTGTGGGATCGATGGCTTTGAAGAACATGTTCAGCAGGAATTCCAGACCTACCACCTGTTCGTCATAGACCACGTGAACAGTCTCAGCATAGCCAGTCTGGTCGGTATAAACTTCCTTGTAGGTAGGGTTCTCCGTTTGTCCGTTGGCAAAGCCCACTTCGGTGTTTGTAACGCCTTCTATCTGTTTGAAGTAATGCTCGGTGCCCCAGAAACAGCCACCGGCTAAGTAAATCTCTTTCATTTTAATGGGATGTTTTTGTGTGATAATGTTTTGTAAACGGCCCCAAAGGTACGACTAATTTTGGGTTTTAGCCTACTTTTTTAGTTTTTTTATCTAAGGAGACCCCTTCACTCAAAACTATTGTCCTCTATCTTCCCTTCCCTTCCCTTCTCTTCCCATCCTCTACCTTCTTTCCCCCCAAAAAAAACAGACCATGCCAACAGTTGCCTGTCTCATGATCTGCTTTTTTAAAGAAATGCAATTAAATTATCTGATGAATAGTAGTTCACGGTATTTCGGCAGAGGCCAGAGGGCGTCGTCGACAATCAGTTCCAGTTTGTCAATCTGGTAGCGAATCTCGTCGAGCTTAGGCTCTACAGTGTCGTGATAGGCAATGGCCTTCTCGTGCTCACTATCAATCTTGTTGGCCTTCTTGCGGGCTTCCACAAGGTCCTCAACACCCTTCTCGATGGTTGAGGTGCGCTCGGCAATCTCCTCAATGAGCTTCACGTTGCGAGCCGATAGCTTGTCGGCCTTGTCGATGGGGAAGATGGCAGCCATGTCCTCAACATTGTGCAGCAGCTGACTCTGATAGCGGGTAGCCACGGGGATGATGTGGTTCATTGACAGGTCGCCCAGCACACGGGCCTCAATCTGAATCTTCTTGGTATAGGTCTCCCATTTCACCTCGTTGCGGGCTTCCAGCTCCTTCTTGGTCATCACGCCCAGACTCTCAAACATCTTGATGCTGGCCTCGTCGAGATAGCGCTCAAAAATCTTCGGACAGCTCTTTTCTACGTCCAGACCGCGTTTCTCAGCCTCTGCCACCCATTCGTCGCTGTAGCCGTTGCCGTCGAAGCGGATAGGCTTGCAGGCCTTGATGTCTTCGCGCAGCACATCGATAATGGCGTGGAAGGTGGCGGTGTGGCCAGAGCCTTCTGAGTACTCTGATTTTTTTGAGTATTCAGAGATTTTCTGATCTACACGCTTTTTGAAGTCAACCAGCGCCTCTGCCACGGCACTGTTCAGTGCTATCATGGCACTGGCGCAGTTGGCCTCACTACCTACGGCACGGAACTCGAAGCGGTTGCCGGTGAAAGCAAATGGAGAAGTTCTGTTGCGGTCGGTATTGTCAATAAACAGTTCAGGAATTTCAGGAATGTCCATCTTCATGCCCTGCTTGCCGGCCATAGTCAGGATATCATCTACATCGGCCTTCTCAATGTGGTCGAGCAGTTCGCTCACCTGTTTGCCAAGGAAACTTGAAACGATGGCAGGGGGAGCCTCGTTGGCGCCCAGACGATGGGCGTTAGTGGCACTCATAATCGAGGCTTTCAATAGTCCGTTGTGACGGTAAACACCCATCAGGGTCTCAACGATGAAGGTGGCAAAGCGGAGGTTTGCCTCAGGAGTTTTGCCAGGGGCATGGAGCAGTACGCCAGTGTCGGTGCTCAGGCTCCAGTTGTTGTGTTTTCCAGATCCGTTGATGCCGGCGAAGGG
The sequence above is a segment of the Prevotella sp. E9-3 genome. Coding sequences within it:
- a CDS encoding endo-1,4-beta-xylanase, which codes for MNCKLLIKFSLLSLFCLSSVGVEAQSVNKVPEKGISSPLSVNPNKFLGNITTSGRVNPHGLEYASMWNQLTAENESKWGSVEGAARGKFNWQGSDNAYRYCKDHGIPFKFHCLIWGAQYPRWMDSLSVDEQRAAIEEWMDAIKERYPDLPIIDVVNEAVKGHQPAPFREALGGEGKTGFDWIIRAFEMAHERWPDAILIYNDYNTFRWQKNEFIQLVSTLRDAGAPIDAYGCQSHELTDMPFDEFRQAMTDIQSALRMPMYSTEYDIGTESDSLQLAQYQQQIPFMWQQDYCAGITLWGYVYGRTWTRDGNSGIIRDGKERPALTWLRQYMRSAEAQQARSPFPAMRKEASLYIKPSALSVACGQSVTVDINARLRTKTIDHIDLYMDGVRLFTLTRAPFTVQVKPATAGRHELRAVLTATDGSSYERYGLLLAN
- the msrA gene encoding peptide-methionine (S)-S-oxide reductase MsrA, translating into MKEIYLAGGCFWGTEHYFKQIEGVTNTEVGFANGQTENPTYKEVYTDQTGYAETVHVVYDEQVVGLEFLLNMFFKAIDPTSLNKQGHDEGTRYRTGVYYTSDDQVPVIEKVFAEQQALLSEPIAVEKVPLKNFYTAEEYHQDYLDKNPDGYCHLPTALFEFAKKAKDKK
- a CDS encoding glutamine synthetase III, whose product is MEALRFQVVGEAFKKKALDVKAPSERPCEYFGKKVFNREKMYKYLPKDVYEKMLDVIDNGARLDRSVADAVAAGMKQWATENGVTHYTHWFQPLTEGTAEKHDSFIEHDGKGGMVEEFSGKLLVQQEPDASSFPSGGIRSTFEARGYSAWDPTSPVFIIDDTLVIPTVFISYSGEALDYKAPLLRALHAVNVAATEVCHYFDPTVKKVTSNLGWEQEYFLVDEGLYAARPDLLLTGRTLMGHDSAKNQQMDDHYFGAIPERVAAFMKDLEFAALELGIPTKTRHNEVAPNQFELAPIFEETNLAVDHNMLLMSLMKRIARKHGFRVLLHEKPFAGINGSGKHNNWSLSTDTGVLLHAPGKTPEANLRFATFIVETLMGVYRHNGLLKASIMSATNAHRLGANEAPPAIVSSFLGKQVSELLDHIEKADVDDILTMAGKQGMKMDIPEIPELFIDNTDRNRTSPFAFTGNRFEFRAVGSEANCASAMIALNSAVAEALVDFKKRVDQKISEYSKKSEYSEGSGHTATFHAIIDVLREDIKACKPIRFDGNGYSDEWVAEAEKRGLDVEKSCPKIFERYLDEASIKMFESLGVMTKKELEARNEVKWETYTKKIQIEARVLGDLSMNHIIPVATRYQSQLLHNVEDMAAIFPIDKADKLSARNVKLIEEIAERTSTIEKGVEDLVEARKKANKIDSEHEKAIAYHDTVEPKLDEIRYQIDKLELIVDDALWPLPKYRELLFIR